A window of Fusarium verticillioides 7600 chromosome 7, whole genome shotgun sequence genomic DNA:
CATCCACGCATGCGAGAAACTGGCCATCTTGTTCAGAAATTGGCCTATTGTCGAAAAGCACGAGCTGCAGTGCCAACCAGCATTGGCCAATGTTCCCTTTTCCAAGTCCCTGAGAAGAGGAATTCCTGCATCTCCAGTTCTCAAATTTCCAGGAAGGATGGTATTACGCATGCCTTGGTAATAGGTTGCCTGTGGGAATGGCCACTCGGGCCCATCATGCAGGAACTGGAAGGAATAATAATAAAACTTGGACGAAAGGGTCAGGCGACGAGGGAAGTTGCATGTTCGAAGTACCAGCATCGTTGCAGGGCGCAGAATCTCGTCGACATCGGCAACCAGAATGACATCGCCTTGAGTTGGGGTTAGCTCGCCAGTGAGCTTTGGGAACACTTGGTCGAACATGGCGTTGCGCTGTAAGTCTTCTCGATCCCAGTGGCGCAAGGGCTTGAAGTCTTTCGGATACTCGAGCTGATGGTATATCATCTTGTCATGGTAAGGCTCAAAACGTTTCCAGTTGTCACGGATGACAAGGTCCTTGGGGCCACCCTGGAAGGTGAGTGGCGCCTCAACGATAACAAAATAATCGACATAATTATAAAGGGTCTTTAATCGAATCTCGAGAAAGTCCAGTTCTGTATTGACCATGAAGAGATCGTAAATCTTGCGGCGACCGTTTGGCGCATCGGGATGAGGGTTGAAGACTGTGTAACCATGTGAGGCGCATAACGAGCGAGCGGCATCTGAGGCGTAATATTCGTGATGCGACCTTGAAAAGTTAAGTCGGGGAAGCGAGAGAGAAACGCTGATGTCTGTATCAGTGATGCGATGAATGCGTGAACGATCAAAGAACGGTTGCTTAGATAGAAGCACGACCACGCAGACGAGGGGTATCAACGAGAGGAACACACGATAAGGCACGCGAGAAGCCATAATGAGAAATATTGCACATCAAGAGAAATGAGAGAATAAGAAAGTCAGAAGAACGTTAGTGCAACAGGGCTGCTATTACATGGCAGCAGTGACATGTGTCTAATAACACAAGGTCGGATGAGGGAGCAATAAATCGGTAATCACGGCATCTTGTCCCTAGAAGGATTCGAGAATTAGCCCGCTAATACGTTGATCTTGGACTAACTAAGGCACGCCCTGAGCCTCAGGATTAAAGGGATGGTCAGGCCGTTTTACAGAGTACACGAGTTTGTTCCAATACGACGTACGCAGGGCGTTGCTTCATTGGCCAAAATGTCTGTTCCTGTCAGACTAGGTATGAAGCCAGCAATTTAACAAGCGTCGGCAGCTGAAGACACTGATAAGCACCGACATGTAATATTAAACAAGTGTTTGATAATGATATTCTCGAAATCTCTCAGGGCTGATAACGGGCTGACGCAATTCCATACGTAGGCACTTTTCGATGTCCCACGTGAAGATAATCGTAGCTCGTATCCATAGCATAGCATTGAGACCCGCCCGCTATTACTCTCATCCCAATGACGATCAAACAATGCAAAAGACACTAATAACTAATTGCCGATGGCCTCATTACAAAGCACCTATAAGCAGAGCTAGAGGCTTTGTAAAGAAGATTCTGTTTATTGTATACACGTGGAACGGAAATAAGCACCGTTTGATAATGGTAGACCCCTGAAGCTGGTTAGTTTTGTGAGTGAGAGTGGGAGGGAAGACTCCATTAATagatgtcgatatcgatatcgctTCCGGAGCCGAGACGGGGGCGGCATCGGCTCTTTCAAGTTTCAACGGGGCCAAGACTCGCTCCGTGTTCCCCTCATTATTATCGACACGTTTTTTGTGGAGGTTGTACCCCGTTCTACGCCCTATAACGACTTGACTCTATTGTTCCGTTCTGCGGAGATTGAGAGCCTCTCGAGTCTAATTCGCTCTTTctatcatgatgaagagtcgTTCTTCTCGACTTATCGTATCCTCGGCAGTTCGCAACTTGTCAAAAAATCCTCTCCGGCCTCTATCTATATCACGCCCAATTGTTTCTTCGCAAAGGACTTTTACCTCTTCGTCTGTCAAAATGGGAGACGCTATCTCCGAGAAACCTCATAATGCCTGGCTCGGTGCCAAAGGACCTGCAGCTCTTGACCTCCGCAGTATGTAATTCACACACAATTCGAGATGTCAAAGTCTAACATTGGTTGGTACAGGCGATGTGgtgacaacaccaacgccagcTATGTTGGAAGCTGTCAAGTCATGCTCCCTGCTTGACGATGTTTTCCAGGAGGACCCTGCTACAAATGGCCTTGAGGCCTATGTTGCGGAACGCACCGGAAAGGAAGCCGGCCTTTTCGTCCTCTCAGGAACAATGGGAAACCAGCTCGCTCttcgctctcttctcacccaACCTCCTTATTCAGTTCTGTGCGATTACCGAGCTCACATTTTCACCGCTGAAGCAGGCGGGTAAGTACTAGCAAGTTAGTACTAAGTTCAGTGGATTGACGATTTGGTAGCACTTCAAACCTCACAGGGGCTCAGATTCAGACTGTCATTCCTAAAAATGGCAGATACATGACGcttgaagagatccaggAGAACGTGACtctggatgatgatgttcaCGGCTGCCCTACACGTGTCATCAGTTTGGAGAACACTCTTCACGGCATGGTCATGCCTCTCAGCGAAGTCAAGCGAATTTCTGAGTTCGCTAGAGAGCACGGCATCAAGTTACACTTGGACGGCGCCCGACTATGGGAGGCAGTCGTCTCTGGAGCAGGTTCTCTGACCGAATACTGCTCTTACTTTGACACCATCAGTCTATGCCTGTCCAAGGGTCTTGGTGCCCCAGCAGGAAGTGTCATTGTTGGGCCTAAAGCCACCCTGAAGCACGCCCGCTGGGTCCGCAAGTCCATCGGCGGCGGTCTACGACAATCTGGTGTTCTCACATCTGCAGGACGCATCGCCATCGAGCAGACTTTTGGACAATCGCCCAACGGCCAAGATGGGCCTCTCAAGGCGTCTCACGAGATGGCACGCAAGGTCGACGATCTCTGGACGAGCATGGGTGGCACAATTGACGAGCCGACGGAGACCAACATGGTGTGGTTGAACCTCAAGGCGACAGGATGCAGTACGAAGCGGTTCATTGAGATTGGCGCAGAAGCTGGGCTCAAGTTCATGTCTAGCCGGTTGGTGACGCACTACCAGGTCGCGcagaatgaggaggaggttctGAGACGGTTGAAGATTGTGTTTGAAAAGGTTCTAGGTGAGGGAGGAGATTCCAGTGCCCAACAAAATATTGGAAAGGGCAGTGTATATGTGCCTCAATAGATGAAAGGATAGAGTAGCATTCAATCTAGAGCTTGCTCTTTCGGTCCTACTCGTTACACATGTTAATGAACTACTGTGAGACGTTTCAGCCATCGAAAGATTTTTATAGTAGACTTGTCCATATAAGGCTGCTCTTTAGAGATATCTTCACAGTTAAGGTTAGATGTTGAACCGGCAGTTCTTGGTGTTAGTCACTAACGGTATTGTCTCGGTCAATCTCATATGATCAGAGCCAGGGCCAGGATGATGATCGACGACCTTGCACAAACTATACTGACATCTCAGAACTATTCAGGCAGGTGTCAAGATATTTGACGGAATTGCCGAGACTGAAGCTGACGATTCACTgcatcaccagcctcaacaagcatgGGGGAATTAGTCATGAAAATGAGCATCTGTCGGTCCTATTACACCGAGAATCAGTACTCGAGGTTTACCGTTTGCtagatcttcttctcaacggGCGAGCCAAGAACGCCGCTGACACTTCTCTTAGGCTATGCACCTGGTCAAGTCTGTTTAAGTCCGCGCCCTGCGGGAACGTTTATTCCCAACGCTTCAGACTTGGAGACTTGGGATTTCTTGACGTCACTGGCCAATCGGTCAAATAAAGCTGCAAGCAGCGTGTAAATGATGCCGAAGCTAAGAGGGGAGAGTGCGGGGAATAAGAGCAGAAACAAGGATTAGATGCAGACGTTTCTCCACGTTTGGTTTGTTTATTTTCTGTGGCGTCTGGGGGTGTTGAAGACATCACGTCACATAGAACATGACTGATTTGTATTCAATTACTAGAGACTCATAATAGAAGCAATAGTTTATTAGAAAACAGTTCAATTGAACAGAATATTAGTGAGTAGAGGCTCTGGTTAGGTCATTCATCTCGGTATCATGATGTAAAGTTGGATTTAAGCCCCTTGGCAAAACAAACGCTAACTTTACCTTACCATGAACCTTGAACTGCACAAGCTCGTAGTGGAGGGTGTCAAGTAGAAGGAAAAATGTGGAAAATTGGATAATGATCGTCAAGCTGAGCTTCTTTGTTTGCTTTAGCAACCCCCggcttccatcttccattcccttcttggctgaCAGCCTAAATGTTCCTGTTGGCAACTAAACAAACCCATGACAGGTTCAAATCCTGTTCATGTTCACTAAATATCATGTCAtgattcttcttggctttgccgAGTCACAAGCTTTGTGACTTTATGCAACTCTAACTGTATATATAAATATGCTCTCTCTCatccctctcctcctttTTAAATACCGCCCTGCTTCTTCACTACTCAATTGGCACTTCTCAGTAGCTTTCTTTATCTTGGAGGAAGTAATACGTGATGCCGTCTCCACGACATATCGCTGCGGCTTTGGCTGCGTCAGCGACAACCGTTTCCGCTCTATACGTGAACGGCACAGTCGTTGCACCTTGCGACTCACCAATTTACTGCCATGGAGAGATTCTCGAGCAAGTTGAGCTTGCCCAACCCTTCAGTGACTCCAAGACCTTTGTTGATATGTAAGTAATCACCCAATCATCACTATCAGACCCATCACATATACTGATTCATCTCAAGGCCAGCTATTCGTCCTCTGAGTGAGATCCAGGATGCTTTCGACAAGTTGGATAAGCCGCTACGTAACAATTCGGCTCTCACGGAGTTTCTCAGTGAATACTTTGAcgatgctggtggtgagctCGAGGAAGTCCCCgaagatgagctcgagaCAGATcccaagttcctcgacaagatcaacaacactgCCATCAAGGAATTCACACAAAAGGTCATCGATATTTGGCCTGATCTGACTCGTCGCTACGACCAAGACTCCAAGAACTGCAGCGATTGCCCCAACAGTTTCATCCCTGTCAACCGATCCTTTGTCGTTGCTGGTGGTCGTTTCCGCGAGCCTTATTACTGGGACTCGTACTGGATCATCGAGGGTCTTCTCCGAACTGGCGGCTCTTTCATCAACATTGCAAAGAACACCATCGAGAACTTCCTTGATTTTATCGAGGAGTACGGCTTCGTCCCCAATGGCGCTCGTATCTACTACCTCAACcgatctcagcctcctctgcTGTCTCAGATGATCAAGGCTTATATCGAGCACACCAACGACACTGATATTCTTGAGCGTGCTCTGCCTTTGCTTGTGCAGGAGCACGAGTTCTTCATGACCAACCGTTCGGTTCCGGTCTACATTAACAATGAGACTTACTACCTCAACACGTATGACTATCGTCCCTAATGCATTGGTTTCCACTAACATGCTCAATAGATATAATGTTTCCAACACTCGACCACGACCCGAGTCGTACCGCGAAGATTATGTTACTGCAAACAACGAGTCTTACTACTCGCCATCTGGTGAGGTTTACAGCGGCGGCGAAGAACTCAActtcaagacaaaggaggCTCTATACGGAAATCTCGCTAGTGGTGCAGAGAGTGGTCTCGACTATTCAGGTACGTTCACAAACTCATTCAAAATCGAATCTCATGTCTAAAAATCGCACAGTTAAGTGGGTGGCCAGACCCGATGATGCTATTCGCGACAACTACTTCCCTCTCCGatatctcaacaccagaaacATCATCCCCGTCGATCTCAACTCGATCTTGTACGGAAACGAGATGGCCATTGCCGAGTTCTATGAGCAGACAGGCAACAGTAGTGCCAGCCGTCAATGGCGTGAAGTCGCTGCCAACCGCAGCTTTGCCATGCACGCTTTCATGTGGAACGAGACTCACTGGAGTTACTTCGACTACAACTTGACTTCCAAGGCACAGTCGATCTTTTACCCAACCGACAACAGTACTGCTGAAATTGACAAGGAGAACGCTCCCAAGGGCAAGCAGGTCTTCTTCAGCCCTACCCAGTTCTACCCCTTCTGGCTGGGTGCTGCCCCCGACTatctcaagaacaacccATATGCTGTCCTCAATGCTTACAAGCGTGTCTCGTACTACCTTGATACCCGTCAGGGTGGTATTCCTGCCAGTAATGTCGAGTCGGGACAGCAGTGGGATCAGCCCAATGTCTGGCCTCCGCTGATGCACATCCTCATGTCAGGACTTGAAAAGGTCCCTGCGACATTCGGCATCATGGATCCTTCTTTCATCGAGGTCCGTAGACTGGCTCTCCGTCTCGCACAGCGATACCTGGACTCAACATTCTGCACTTGGCGTGCAACCGGAGGAACAACTTCAGACTTGCCCCGAATCCAGTCAGCGGCCGAGGGAGCTGATGGCATCATGTTTGAGAAGTACGCTGATAACGCTACCAACGTTGCaggaggcggtggtgagTACGAGGTCGTTGAGGGCTTCGGCTGGACCAACGGTGTTCTGATCTGGGCtgttgatgagtttggcaaCAGACTGAAGCAGCCTGAGTGTAACTTCACCGGGGATTCTTCTAATGAGCGCCGCGATACCGACAGTGCTGTCATGCTGCATGCCCGCGATGCTGCTCGTGTTAAGAAGTTTGGCAACAGAAAGAGGGCcgctgagaaggctgcccaCAAGAGGTCGAGCCGTCTGTTTCGCTTCTAAGATCTGATGGCTATTAATGATTGCATGAATGAGTAGTATATATTATTTTAGTGTTACTATACTTGATAGCGTCTATAATTGTATAGCATATCCAGAAGTTTGTGTATTTGACATATAATTGTGACGGGCTCCTCCGAAGTCACGGCCCCACTCCCGGCATACCGCCAGCACCGCCATCGTATTGACTGTAAACTCAATATGACATTATCAAGACATAATCATAATATGACCGAAAAAGCAAGTGTGAAAGCCTTATGAGGCAGGACGCTATCACGTGTCCATAAGCTGAACAGCACAGCCACCAAGCGTGGATTGAACGAGGCGATGAGGCCGACCACTAAGAACTCGATGCAAGCTGTAGGGCCAGCGAATGAGATACCGAGAACTACAGCCCAAGTCATTAACTGGATAGATACGATGAATGCGAGAATTGAGTGTGGGGTGATTGGCGTTTAGATCGGCATCACCACATCGGCTGGGCGTTATTTGGCTTTGAGCCTTGGACGTACTTAGCTGGGGATTGAGGTGATTATCCCTCAGGATCCGAGAAGGCACGTCTGCCCGGGGGCGGGCTAATTGGATAAgtgaggtacctacctagccaGTATTGATATCAGACGTGTCAGACGTGTCTCCTCGGATTCCAAGAGATGGCACTACCTAAGGTATAAAGATGGAGCTGGTTCCTTGATCGTGTGTGAAGGATTCTTACAtgacaacatcaaacaaGATCGTATCCCCAATTGCCTACTTTATCTTCTACTGAACTGCACCTTTCCAAGTCTTACTGTTATCTACACTTACACGATTTGGAACACAACGTCAAGATGGTTGGTTTTGGATCAGCAAAggaccagaagaagaatcatGAGGAGGTCGCAGATATCCCCGCGCACTTGTCCGACTTGCACTGTGTGAGTATTCATTCTCTCATATCTCTGCTGAAGGTAGTCTTGCTTACACACTTTAGTTCACCGAGACAGACAACTGTATAACCACAAGTCAGTCAATCATTTTCCCCAATTCCAATCCTGCCAACTCCAACTAACACATCCCAGCAATGATGGACCTCCCCGGCTACCGCATCACCAAAGTCCTCGGCGCAGTCTACGGCATCACAGTGCGCTCACGCAACATCGCCGCAGGAATCGGCATGGTTATTAAGAGCATGGCAGGCGGCGAACTGACCTGGTTCACTTCGATGCTGTACTCTTGCCGCAACGACTCCATCAGCCGGGTTGTGCAAGAAACGACGAGGAGAGGCGGAAATGCCATCATTTGTCTGCGCTTCGAGACTGGGGATTTGGGAGGCTTTGCACAGGCGAGTGCGTATGGGACTGCTTGtgtggttgagaagattgagggcGCCAACGTTGAGGCGCCACAGTTGACGCATTAACTCAAAGAGATTGCGAGGATACCCTTTATAATTTGCTTCAGTAGCCGCATCACTGTTCTTCTCCTAcccctccttcttgtccttcgATAGCatttctttttattaatCAATTTGAATCATCTTTTTACTAAATGAATGCTTGCTTGCCCATGAGCCCAATTGCGATTATAATACCCCAGATTTATTGCCCAGCCGCATGAGGAGTGGGTCGCATCCGGGGTTCGGAGGCCGGggatggatgatgctgcATGCGTCGGACCTCACATCCTATCGAAGCAGTTGAGACATGATGCAGAGTGGCATTCGATATCATACAATTTGGAGAGTAAATGTATGAGGACAGATTGATCCAGACAAACCCTCGATCTGAAACGAAACTTAACTGATCGCCAGCTTATGTCATCAGAAGCTTTGCCCGATGCGACAAGTCGGCACGAGCACGAGCTCGAGCTTAGACGGAGCATTAGCATCTTAGCATAgcccatcatccatccatccccTCGCTCGCTCGCGTTAGTTAGTCTCTATTGACAACCGAATACAGATCCAATTGACGCCTCgtttctttcttttctttcatccaCTTCCATTTGCCGACTCATTTGTTTGCCTCATACTAGCCTATCGTTCGTTATTCATTTCAATCTCCGACGCTCGCTTCCGCGCGCACCGCAACATGCGCCAGCACCAATAAACTTGACTCACGTACCACagacaccaccaacaaccaactCGATATACATCGGAGGACACCCTCCTCTAATAATAGCTTCAAATATGGCCCCGTTAAGCCCTGCCAGCGACCGTCGATACTCGGACGACTCCATCTCTTCGGCTTCGACGACAAGTCTTGTGTTCGATAGGATACAAGAGAAGACAATGATGGACACTTCAAGAGATAACACCGATCCTCGAGCCCTCGAGGACGATGATCCCCTcaaagaagaggacgacCTAGAGACGGGTCCTTTCCTCGGTCCTGGGGCTTCCCTTCATCGTGAGCCCATGGATAGAGGATTGCGACGCATTCTCATAATTGTCGGCTCTGTCTTTGTCGCAGCTTGGCTCATTGGTCTCGGCACGTTCCTCTACTTCGGTTCATATCATCACGAGAGCGATACCGAGCACGATCCTGATGCTGCGACTCGGGGCTCAGGAAAGGCCGTCACAATGGATCAGCTCTTTAGTGGCTTCTGGCAGGCCAAGTCACACAGCATCAGCTGGATTGGCGGTCctgatggagaggatggtTTACTGGCTTGAGGTTGGAGCGAGCGAGAAGCCATACATCGTTGTCGAGGATATTCGCAGCGATAAGGAGGCTAGATCGCCCATTGATACAGAAGTTAAAGCCTCCAAGTCACGAACATTGATGAAGGATAACTTCTTTGTTTACGAAGGAAACCAATACTCTCCCGAATGGAACGAGCCCAGCCCCGATCTGAAAAAGGTCCTCCTCGGTgtcgaaaagaagaagaactggcGTCACTCTTTCAGCGCAATCTACTTCATTCTCGATGTCGagactcaagaagctgaaccGCTCGTCCCTGGCAACCCTGATGCTCGAATCCAGCTCGCTACATGGAGTCCCAAGAGCGACGCAGTGTCATATACTCAAGACAACAACTTGTATATCCGAAAGTTGGACGATAAGAAGAACGTTG
This region includes:
- a CDS encoding threonine aldolase, yielding MMKSRSSRLIVSSAVRNLSKNPLRPLSISRPIVSSQRTFTSSSVKMGDAISEKPHNAWLGAKGPAALDLRSDVVTTPTPAMLEAVKSCSLLDDVFQEDPATNGLEAYVAERTGKEAGLFVLSGTMGNQLALRSLLTQPPYSVLCDYRAHIFTAEAGGTSNLTGAQIQTVIPKNGRYMTLEEIQENVTLDDDVHGCPTRVISLENTLHGMVMPLSEVKRISEFAREHGIKLHLDGARLWEAVVSGAGSLTEYCSYFDTISLCLSKGLGAPAGSVIVGPKATLKHARWVRKSIGGGLRQSGVLTSAGRIAIEQTFGQSPNGQDGPLKASHEMARKVDDLWTSMGGTIDEPTETNMVWLNLKATGCSTKRFIEIGAEAGLKFMSSRLVTHYQVAQNEEEVLRRLKIVFEKVLGEGGDSSAQQNIGKGSVYVPQ
- a CDS encoding trehalase, which encodes MPSPRHIAAALAASATTVSALYVNGTVVAPCDSPIYCHGEILEQVELAQPFSDSKTFVDMPAIRPLSEIQDAFDKLDKPLRNNSALTEFLSEYFDDAGGELEEVPEDELETDPKFLDKINNTAIKEFTQKVIDIWPDLTRRYDQDSKNCSDCPNSFIPVNRSFVVAGGRFREPYYWDSYWIIEGLLRTGGSFINIAKNTIENFLDFIEEYGFVPNGARIYYLNRSQPPLLSQMIKAYIEHTNDTDILERALPLLVQEHEFFMTNRSVPVYINNETYYLNTYNVSNTRPRPESYREDYVTANNESYYSPSGEVYSGGEELNFKTKEALYGNLASGAESGLDYSVKWVARPDDAIRDNYFPLRYLNTRNIIPVDLNSILYGNEMAIAEFYEQTGNSSASRQWREVAANRSFAMHAFMWNETHWSYFDYNLTSKAQSIFYPTDNSTAEIDKENAPKGKQVFFSPTQFYPFWLGAAPDYLKNNPYAVLNAYKRVSYYLDTRQGGIPASNVESGQQWDQPNVWPPLMHILMSGLEKVPATFGIMDPSFIEVRRLALRLAQRYLDSTFCTWRATGGTTSDLPRIQSAAEGADGIMFEKYADNATNVAGGGGEYEVVEGFGWTNGVLIWAVDEFGNRLKQPECNFTGDSSNERRDTDSAVMLHARDAARVKKFGNRKRAAEKAAHKRSSRLFRF